In Eubalaena glacialis isolate mEubGla1 chromosome 3, mEubGla1.1.hap2.+ XY, whole genome shotgun sequence, the following are encoded in one genomic region:
- the LOC133087287 gene encoding proline-rich protein HaeIII subfamily 1-like, with protein MRRESGERADSGGSADLWARPEPGGSGAAEGWCGALRGTRQAAGPKPGARGDGPPPPRLRLPNPAPPHPTPPVAPVGQRPQYSRLRPGSELPPLGPRRPLPRPPLPPGGPLLRPAAKRPPPPSPPAALPQPRCGQTDGRAGRPDQQAPRRAGARGARHRRSSARAAAAESRRAPLGSPITHRASPAPRAAAGGGRERERPGRGEGPAVAASAVGERLGLTLAPPNTAAV; from the coding sequence ATGCGCAGAGAGTCCGGCGAACGGGCCGACAGCGGCGGCTCGGCTGACCTGTGGGCACGGCCGGAGCCTGGCGGCTCAGGGGCAGCGGAGGGCTGGTGCGGGGCGCTGCGGGGGACCCGGCAGGCCGCTGGACCCAAGCCCGGGGCTCGCGGGGACGGTCCCCCACCCCCGAGGCTGAGGCTCCccaaccccgccccgccccaccccaccccacccgttGCCCCGGTGGGGCAGCGCCCTCAGTACTCGCGGCTCCGGCCCGGCTCGGAGCTTCCCCCGCTCGGACCCCGCCGGCCCCTGCCCCGGCCGCCCCTCCCCCCGGGCGGCCCCCTCCTCAGGCCGGCGGCGAAGCGCCCCCCGCCGCCCTCCCCGCCCGCCGCCTTACCTCAACCGCGCTGCGGACAGACGGATGGGCGGGCGGGCCGGCCAGATCAGCAAGCGCCGCGGCGCGCGGGGGCGCGGGGAGCCCGGCACCGACGCTCCTCAGCGCGAGCAGCGGCCGCCGAGAGCCGCAGGGCGCCGCTCGGCAGCCCCATCACGCATCGGGCCAGCCCCGCACCGAGAGCCGCGGCGGGCGGAGGGCGGGAGCGCGAGAGACCGGGGCGCGGCGAAGGGCCGGCGGTGGCGGCTTCGGCGGTCGGGGAGCGGCTCGGCCTCACGCTGGCACCTCCCAACACCGCCGCCGTCTGA